A genomic segment from Alkalilimnicola ehrlichii MLHE-1 encodes:
- a CDS encoding sll1863 family stress response protein produces the protein MSERNEYLEKIKAKIDEWNADIEKLQAKARQAEAEARIRYRDQIEELRRQRNRAEENLKEARGASEEAFREMRTRLEGAWDDISKAFRKAVDRFK, from the coding sequence ATGAGCGAGCGCAACGAGTATCTCGAGAAGATCAAGGCAAAGATCGACGAATGGAACGCGGACATCGAAAAGCTGCAGGCCAAGGCCCGCCAGGCGGAGGCCGAGGCACGGATCCGCTACCGCGACCAGATCGAAGAACTGCGACGCCAGCGCAATCGCGCCGAGGAAAACCTCAAGGAGGCGCGGGGGGCCAGCGAGGAGGCGTTCCGCGAGATGCGCACGCGCTTGGAAGGGGCCTGGGATGACATCTCTAAGGCCTTCCGCAAGGCCGTCGATCGGTTCAAGTGA
- the csrA gene encoding carbon storage regulator CsrA — MLILTRRVGETLMIGDDVSVTVLGVKGNQVRIGVNAPRDVSVHREEIYDRIRHEKEGGPEDKGNSE; from the coding sequence ATGTTGATTCTCACTCGGCGCGTTGGTGAGACGCTGATGATCGGAGACGACGTCAGCGTGACCGTGCTCGGTGTCAAGGGCAACCAGGTGCGTATTGGCGTGAATGCGCCGCGTGATGTGTCCGTGCATCGTGAAGAGATTTACGACCGTATCCGCCACGAAAAAGAGGGTGGTCCGGAAGACAAGGGCAATTCCGAGTAG
- a CDS encoding aspartate kinase, which produces MALIVQKYGGTSVGTTERIKNVARRVQASRERGDDVVVVVSAMSGETNRLLALAEEIGPNPPAREVDVLVSTGEQVTIALLTMALESIGTPARCYTGPQVRILTDSAHSRARILDIDAKQINDDLRLGRVVVVAGFQGVDESGAITTLGRGGSDTTAVAIAAALKADECQIYTDVDGVYTTDPRVVPKARRLERITVEEMLELASLGSKVLQIRSVEFAGKYKVPLRVLSSFKEGPGTLITYEENPMEEPLISGIAFNRDEAKLTVLGAPDVPGIAASILGPISDAGIEVDMIIQNVSTSGATDFTFTVHKRDYEQALKILQDNKDKLGAREIYGDPKIVKLSLVGVGMRSHAGVASTMFKALSAEGINIQMISTSEIKISVVVDEKYLELGVRTLHTAFGLDDENAQVEVEGDNA; this is translated from the coding sequence ATGGCACTGATCGTACAGAAATACGGTGGGACCTCTGTGGGCACCACCGAAAGAATCAAGAATGTGGCCCGGCGGGTCCAGGCCAGTCGCGAGCGCGGGGACGATGTCGTCGTGGTGGTCTCCGCCATGAGCGGCGAGACCAACCGCCTGCTGGCGCTGGCCGAGGAAATCGGGCCCAATCCGCCCGCTCGCGAGGTGGATGTGCTGGTCTCCACGGGGGAACAGGTCACCATCGCGCTGCTTACAATGGCCTTGGAGAGCATCGGCACGCCGGCCCGCTGCTACACCGGCCCGCAGGTGCGCATCCTCACCGACAGCGCCCACAGCCGCGCCCGGATCCTGGACATCGACGCCAAGCAGATCAACGACGACCTGCGTCTTGGTCGCGTGGTGGTCGTGGCGGGTTTCCAGGGTGTGGACGAGTCGGGCGCTATCACCACCCTCGGCCGGGGCGGGTCCGATACCACTGCGGTGGCCATCGCGGCGGCGCTGAAGGCCGACGAGTGCCAGATCTACACTGACGTGGACGGGGTCTACACCACCGACCCCCGGGTGGTGCCCAAGGCACGCCGGCTGGAGCGGATCACCGTGGAGGAGATGCTGGAACTGGCCAGCCTGGGCTCCAAGGTCCTGCAGATCCGGTCGGTCGAGTTTGCGGGGAAATACAAGGTGCCGCTGCGCGTGCTTTCCAGTTTCAAGGAAGGCCCTGGCACGCTGATCACCTATGAGGAAAATCCAATGGAAGAACCACTGATCTCCGGCATTGCCTTCAATCGTGACGAGGCGAAGCTCACCGTGCTCGGCGCGCCGGACGTCCCCGGGATCGCCGCCAGCATCCTGGGCCCGATCTCCGACGCGGGGATCGAGGTGGACATGATCATTCAGAACGTCAGCACCTCCGGGGCGACGGACTTTACCTTTACCGTCCACAAGCGGGATTACGAGCAGGCGCTGAAGATCCTGCAGGACAACAAGGACAAGCTGGGTGCCCGGGAGATCTACGGCGATCCGAAGATCGTCAAGCTCTCACTGGTGGGTGTGGGCATGCGGTCCCACGCCGGGGTGGCCAGCACCATGTTCAAGGCACTGTCGGCCGAGGGCATCAACATCCAGATGATCTCCACATCCGAGATCAAGATCTCGGTGGTGGTGGACGAGAAGTATCTCGAGCTGGGCGTGCGCACGCTGCACACCGCCTTCGGCCTCGACGATGAGAACGCCCAGGTGGAAGTGGAAGGCGACAACGCCTGA
- the alaS gene encoding alanine--tRNA ligase, which translates to MKSSAEIRNAFLEFFEHRGHTVVPSSPLVPANDPTLLFTNAGMVPFKDVFLGKEQRGYTRACSSQRCVRAGGKHNDLDNVGYTARHHTFFEMLGNFSFGDYFKREAIEYAWEFLTRTIGLPAERLWVTVYEEDDEAADIWLNEIGVDPERFGRIGAADNFWSMGDTGPCGPCSEIFYDHGPEVPGGPPGSPEEDGDRYVEIWNLVFMQYDRDAEGRLAPLPMPCVDTGMGLERLAAVVQGVHSNFEIDLFRRLIGAAAALAGLPEDSDNASLKVIADHIRACAFLITDGVVPANDGRGYVLRRIIRRAVRHGYKLGIDEPFFHRLVQPLADEMGGAFPELPERQALVERLLLQEEQRFRETLEQGLKLLEEDLRQLTGAEIPGETVFKLADTYGFPVDLTADIARERDLTLDMAGFEACMAAQRERARAHSQFKVQHGEGEQFEGESHFIGYDQLEGHGEVLALFRDGRSVQTLSAGEEGMVILDQTPFYAESGGQVGDQGVLETAGGEVFEVRDTLKQGEGHGHLGRLREGRIHVGDRLRAQVDAETRWATALNHSATHLLHAALRGVLGTHVQQKGSLVAPDRLRFDFAHYEAPSTEQLEQIERIVNDEIRANRAADIEHMAYDDAIETGAMALFGEKYGDQVRVLRFGEFSIELCGGTHVERTGDIGLCKLISEGGVAGGVRRIEAVTGDRAVMWVQRTEQRLVQVAETVKASPDNAAVRVAQLVDRLKGQEKELERLKQKLASQAGSDLAGQAVDIGGVKVVAARVDADNKALRDTVDQLRNKLGTAVIVLGAVAGDKVRLVAGVSKDCTDRIKAGDLVRQVAEQVGGKGGGRPDFAQAGGEQPEHLETALASVESLVRDALGLE; encoded by the coding sequence ATGAAGAGCAGCGCAGAGATTCGCAACGCCTTTCTGGAGTTCTTCGAGCACCGGGGGCACACCGTGGTGCCCAGCAGCCCCCTCGTGCCCGCCAACGACCCGACGCTGCTATTCACCAACGCCGGCATGGTGCCGTTTAAGGACGTGTTCCTGGGCAAGGAGCAGCGTGGCTATACGCGGGCCTGCAGCAGCCAGCGCTGTGTGCGGGCCGGCGGCAAGCACAATGACCTGGATAACGTCGGTTACACCGCCCGCCACCACACCTTCTTCGAGATGCTGGGCAACTTCAGCTTCGGTGACTACTTCAAGCGTGAAGCCATTGAATACGCCTGGGAATTCCTGACCCGGACCATTGGCCTGCCCGCCGAGCGTTTGTGGGTCACCGTCTATGAGGAGGACGATGAGGCGGCCGATATCTGGTTGAACGAGATCGGCGTGGACCCGGAGCGTTTCGGCCGCATCGGCGCGGCGGACAACTTTTGGTCCATGGGCGATACCGGTCCCTGCGGCCCCTGCTCCGAGATCTTCTACGATCACGGCCCGGAGGTGCCCGGCGGGCCCCCGGGCAGCCCCGAGGAGGACGGCGACCGTTACGTGGAGATCTGGAACCTGGTCTTCATGCAATACGACCGGGACGCCGAGGGCCGACTGGCCCCGCTGCCCATGCCCTGTGTGGACACCGGCATGGGGCTGGAGCGCCTGGCGGCCGTGGTCCAGGGGGTGCATTCCAATTTCGAGATCGACCTGTTCCGCCGTTTGATCGGTGCTGCCGCCGCACTGGCGGGGTTGCCGGAGGATTCGGACAACGCCTCGCTGAAGGTCATTGCCGATCACATCCGCGCCTGCGCGTTCCTCATTACCGACGGGGTGGTTCCGGCCAATGACGGCCGCGGCTATGTTCTGCGCCGGATCATCCGCCGGGCGGTGCGGCACGGCTACAAGCTGGGGATCGACGAACCCTTCTTCCACCGCCTGGTGCAGCCGCTGGCCGATGAGATGGGTGGGGCCTTCCCGGAACTGCCCGAGCGCCAGGCGTTGGTGGAGCGCCTGCTGCTGCAAGAGGAGCAGCGCTTCCGCGAGACCCTGGAGCAGGGCCTGAAGCTGCTGGAGGAGGACCTCCGGCAGCTCACGGGCGCCGAGATCCCGGGCGAGACGGTCTTCAAACTGGCGGACACCTACGGCTTCCCGGTGGATCTGACCGCCGACATCGCCCGCGAGCGCGACCTCACCCTGGACATGGCCGGCTTTGAGGCCTGCATGGCGGCCCAGCGCGAGCGGGCCCGCGCCCACAGCCAGTTCAAGGTCCAGCACGGCGAGGGGGAACAGTTCGAAGGAGAGTCGCATTTTATAGGCTACGATCAACTGGAAGGGCACGGCGAGGTGCTGGCCCTTTTCAGGGATGGGCGTAGCGTGCAGACACTGTCGGCCGGCGAAGAAGGCATGGTCATCCTTGATCAGACCCCGTTCTATGCGGAGTCCGGCGGCCAAGTGGGTGACCAGGGTGTGCTGGAGACCGCGGGGGGTGAGGTCTTCGAGGTGCGCGATACCCTCAAGCAGGGCGAGGGCCACGGCCATCTGGGCCGGCTCCGCGAGGGCCGGATCCACGTGGGGGATCGGCTCCGGGCGCAAGTGGACGCGGAGACCCGCTGGGCCACCGCGCTCAACCACTCCGCCACCCACCTGCTGCACGCGGCGCTGCGCGGCGTGCTGGGCACCCATGTTCAGCAGAAAGGGTCGCTGGTGGCCCCCGACCGGCTGCGCTTCGATTTCGCCCACTACGAGGCCCCTTCAACCGAGCAACTGGAGCAGATCGAGCGGATCGTCAATGACGAGATTCGCGCCAACCGGGCGGCCGACATTGAGCACATGGCCTATGACGATGCCATCGAGACCGGCGCCATGGCCCTGTTCGGCGAGAAGTACGGGGACCAGGTGCGGGTGCTGCGCTTCGGGGAGTTCTCCATCGAGCTTTGTGGTGGCACCCACGTCGAGCGCACCGGGGATATCGGCCTGTGCAAGCTGATCAGCGAGGGCGGCGTGGCCGGCGGCGTCCGGCGGATCGAGGCTGTTACCGGCGACCGCGCGGTGATGTGGGTCCAGCGGACGGAGCAGCGCCTGGTCCAGGTGGCGGAGACGGTCAAGGCCAGTCCTGATAACGCGGCGGTCCGGGTGGCCCAACTGGTGGACCGGCTCAAGGGCCAGGAGAAGGAGCTGGAGCGGCTGAAGCAGAAGCTGGCCAGCCAGGCGGGCAGCGATCTCGCCGGCCAGGCGGTGGACATCGGTGGCGTCAAGGTGGTGGCGGCGCGGGTCGATGCCGACAACAAGGCGCTGCGGGACACCGTGGACCAGCTTCGCAACAAGCTGGGGACGGCCGTCATCGTCCTGGGTGCCGTGGCCGGAGACAAAGTGCGGTTGGTGGCCGGGGTCAGCAAGGACTGCACCGACCGCATCAAGGCCGGCGATCTGGTCCGCCAGGTGGCGGAGCAGGTCGGCGGCAAGGGTGGCGGACGCCCCGACTTCGCACAAGCCGGTGGCGAGCAGCCCGAGCACCTGGAGACGGCGCTGGCAAGCGTTGAATCGCTGGTGCGCGACGCCCTGGGTTTGGAATAA
- the recX gene encoding recombination regulator RecX, producing the protein MEREAEVREQAIRLLARREHSVRELAFKLTRRGVPEELADAVIARLAQEGLQSDARYAESWVRHRVEQGYGPLRIRAELRERGVADAVAGPALAEVERQIDWADLARQVWARRFGTAPADLRERARQQRYLERRGFAAGHIRQVMSAAAQPD; encoded by the coding sequence TTGGAGCGCGAAGCCGAGGTGCGCGAGCAGGCCATCCGCCTGCTCGCGCGGCGTGAGCATTCCGTCCGCGAACTCGCCTTCAAGCTGACCCGGCGAGGGGTTCCCGAGGAACTGGCCGACGCCGTCATCGCCCGCTTGGCGCAGGAGGGGCTGCAGAGCGACGCCCGCTATGCCGAGAGCTGGGTCCGCCACCGTGTGGAGCAGGGGTACGGGCCGCTGCGGATCCGTGCCGAGTTGCGCGAGCGGGGCGTGGCCGATGCCGTGGCCGGCCCGGCATTGGCAGAGGTGGAGCGGCAGATCGACTGGGCAGACCTGGCCCGTCAGGTGTGGGCCCGCCGTTTTGGGACGGCCCCGGCGGACCTGCGGGAGCGGGCCCGGCAGCAGCGCTATCTGGAACGAAGGGGGTTTGCCGCCGGGCATATCCGGCAGGTGATGTCGGCGGCGGCACAGCCCGATTAA
- the recA gene encoding recombinase RecA: MDENRKKALGAALGQIERQFGKGAVMRMGDARAVRGDVEVISTGSLQLDIALGVGGLPKGRVVEIYGPESSGKTTLTLHAIAEAQKAGGTAAFVDAEHALDPDYAEKLGVNLDDLLVSQPDTGEQALEITDMLVRSGAVDVVVVDSVAALTPKAEIEGEMGDSHVGLQARLMSQALRKLTANIKRSNTLVIFINQIRMKIGVMFGSPETTTGGNALKFYSSVRMDIRRLGAIKKGDEVLGNETRVKVVKNKMAPPFKQAEFEILYGQGISHEGELIDLGVKEGLIEKAGAWYSHNGDRIGQGKDNVRNYLKEHPELAAELEKQIRDKLLPGRAPSSEAQGTESGQEA, from the coding sequence ATGGACGAAAATCGCAAGAAAGCACTGGGCGCTGCCCTGGGACAGATCGAACGGCAGTTTGGCAAGGGCGCGGTCATGCGCATGGGTGATGCCCGCGCCGTGCGCGGCGACGTGGAGGTCATCTCCACCGGCTCGCTGCAGCTCGATATCGCCCTGGGCGTGGGCGGCCTGCCCAAGGGGCGGGTGGTGGAGATCTACGGCCCGGAGTCCTCCGGCAAGACCACCCTGACCCTGCACGCGATCGCCGAGGCGCAGAAGGCGGGCGGCACCGCCGCCTTCGTCGACGCCGAGCACGCACTGGACCCCGACTACGCAGAGAAGCTGGGGGTCAACCTGGACGACCTGCTGGTCTCCCAGCCGGACACCGGCGAGCAGGCGCTGGAGATCACCGACATGCTGGTCCGTTCCGGCGCCGTGGACGTGGTGGTGGTGGACTCGGTCGCCGCGCTCACGCCCAAGGCCGAGATCGAGGGCGAGATGGGCGACTCTCACGTGGGCCTGCAGGCGCGGCTGATGTCCCAAGCCCTGCGCAAGCTCACCGCCAACATCAAACGCTCCAACACCCTGGTTATCTTCATCAATCAGATCCGCATGAAGATTGGGGTAATGTTCGGCAGCCCCGAGACCACCACCGGGGGTAACGCGCTGAAATTCTACAGCTCGGTGCGCATGGATATCCGTCGCCTGGGTGCCATCAAGAAGGGCGACGAGGTCCTGGGCAACGAGACCCGGGTCAAGGTGGTCAAGAACAAGATGGCGCCGCCGTTCAAGCAGGCGGAGTTCGAGATCCTCTACGGCCAGGGTATCTCCCACGAGGGGGAGTTGATCGACCTGGGTGTCAAGGAGGGCCTGATCGAGAAGGCCGGGGCCTGGTACAGCCACAACGGCGACCGCATTGGCCAGGGCAAAGACAACGTCCGCAACTACCTCAAAGAGCACCCGGAACTGGCCGCGGAACTGGAAAAGCAGATCCGCGACAAGCTGCTGCCCGGGCGGGCCCCATCCAGCGAGGCCCAGGGCACCGAAAGCGGTCAGGAGGCCTGA
- a CDS encoding CinA family protein codes for MLNDDAALAERAGRLAELLTRRQWRLAVAESCTGGWIGKVITDLAGSSDWFERGWIVYSNAAKVADLGVPEALLARHGAVSAPVVEALAAGARERSGANAALSVSGVAGPTGGTAEKPVGLVWFGWALPSGRVCCERRLFAGDREAVRREAVALALDGLRERLGGDAG; via the coding sequence ATGCTAAACGATGATGCGGCCCTGGCGGAACGGGCCGGGCGCCTGGCCGAGCTGCTCACGCGCCGGCAATGGCGGTTGGCGGTGGCCGAGTCCTGCACCGGGGGCTGGATCGGCAAGGTGATCACCGATCTGGCCGGGAGCTCCGACTGGTTCGAGCGCGGTTGGATTGTCTACTCCAATGCCGCCAAGGTGGCCGATCTCGGTGTGCCGGAGGCGCTGCTGGCACGCCACGGGGCGGTCAGCGCACCGGTGGTCGAGGCCTTGGCGGCCGGCGCCCGCGAACGCTCCGGCGCCAATGCGGCGTTGTCGGTCAGCGGTGTGGCGGGTCCGACGGGTGGCACGGCGGAGAAACCGGTGGGCCTGGTCTGGTTCGGCTGGGCCCTGCCGAGCGGGCGCGTCTGTTGCGAGCGCCGCCTGTTCGCCGGTGATCGCGAGGCCGTGCGCCGGGAGGCCGTGGCCCTGGCCTTGGATGGTCTCCGGGAGCGCCTCGGCGGCGACGCCGGCTAG
- the mutS gene encoding DNA mismatch repair protein MutS produces the protein MAQSSPKASSRHTPMMRQFLRIKAEHPDILLFYRMGDFYELFYEDAERAAKLLDITLTTRGQSAGEPIPMAGVPVHAVESYLARLVRQGESVAICEQIGDPDNSKGPVERQVVRIVTPGTLTDEALLEERQSNILAALSCHQSRWGLASLELSSGRFSLTEPADEQALAADLERLNPAELLVDEALTLPTGLAVGPGLTRRPPWHFELDTATDLLTEQFGTRDLAGFGAQDHSAGLAAAGALLQYVRETQRSALPHIRRLQVEHGDQAIVIDAASRRNLELERNLSGGTEHTLASVLDSTVNAMGSRLLRRWLNRPLRDRTTLQARHQAVEILMAESLTEALRRQLRGISDVERILARVALGSARPRDLTGLRETLARLPDIQATLTGAGAPRLVDLAAQCGEHPQTLDHLRRALVDQPPVVIRDGGVIAEGYDATLDELRTLSENADNYLLELEQRERERTGISTLKVGYNRVHGYYIEVTRAQADAVPAEYVRRQTLKGVERYILPELKAFEDKVLSAREKALAREKVLYEQLLASLASDLAPLQDTAAALAELDTLAAFAERAQALDYSRPELRDGAGLRIEAGRHPVVEYSLDGPFVPNDLTLDDRRRMLIITGPNMGGKSTYMRQVALITLMAHIGSFVPARAASLGPVDRIFTRIGASDDLAGGRSTFMVEMTETANILHNATAQSLVLMDEIGRGTSTFDGLALAWATAERLARDQRAYTLFATHYFEMTALPEQCPGASNVHLDAVEHGERIVFLHAVKPGPASQSYGLQVAALAGVPGPVLEAAREKLRALEEESSRQRAEPDQLSLFAEPAPPPPLPSAAEQALSEVDPDELSPRQALDLLYRLKALTSGEEGADKKARGDAVDARSR, from the coding sequence ATGGCCCAGTCCAGTCCCAAGGCATCGTCGCGGCATACGCCCATGATGCGCCAGTTCCTGCGCATCAAGGCCGAACACCCGGACATCCTGCTCTTCTACCGGATGGGCGATTTCTACGAACTATTCTACGAGGATGCCGAACGGGCCGCGAAGCTGCTGGACATCACCCTGACCACCCGCGGGCAGTCCGCCGGCGAACCCATCCCCATGGCCGGCGTGCCGGTGCACGCGGTGGAGAGCTATCTGGCGCGGCTGGTGCGCCAGGGCGAATCGGTGGCCATCTGCGAACAGATCGGCGACCCGGACAACAGCAAGGGCCCGGTGGAGCGGCAGGTGGTGCGTATCGTCACCCCCGGCACCCTGACTGACGAGGCCCTGCTCGAGGAACGTCAAAGCAACATCCTGGCGGCCCTGAGCTGCCATCAATCGCGCTGGGGGCTGGCCAGCCTGGAGCTCTCCAGCGGCCGGTTCAGCCTCACCGAACCTGCCGACGAGCAGGCCCTTGCCGCCGACCTGGAGCGGCTGAACCCCGCCGAGTTGCTGGTGGACGAGGCGCTCACCCTGCCCACGGGCCTGGCCGTGGGGCCGGGGCTCACCCGCCGGCCACCCTGGCACTTCGAGCTCGATACCGCAACCGACCTACTCACAGAGCAGTTCGGCACCCGCGATCTGGCCGGCTTCGGCGCCCAGGACCACAGCGCAGGGCTCGCCGCCGCCGGCGCCCTGCTCCAGTACGTCCGTGAGACCCAGCGCTCCGCCCTGCCCCATATCCGCAGGCTGCAGGTGGAACACGGCGATCAGGCCATCGTCATCGACGCCGCCAGCCGCCGGAACCTTGAGCTGGAACGCAACCTCTCCGGGGGCACCGAACACACCCTTGCCTCGGTGCTGGACAGTACCGTCAACGCAATGGGCAGCCGCCTGCTGCGCCGCTGGCTCAACCGCCCGCTGCGCGACCGCACCACCCTGCAGGCCCGCCACCAGGCCGTGGAGATCCTGATGGCCGAGTCCCTGACCGAGGCGCTTCGCCGCCAGCTCCGGGGAATCAGCGACGTGGAGCGCATCCTTGCCCGGGTGGCATTGGGCAGCGCCCGGCCCCGGGATCTCACTGGCCTGCGGGAGACGCTCGCCCGGCTCCCGGACATCCAGGCCACCCTCACCGGTGCCGGCGCTCCTCGGCTGGTGGACCTGGCGGCGCAGTGCGGGGAACACCCGCAGACCCTGGACCACTTGCGCCGCGCCCTGGTGGACCAGCCACCGGTGGTGATCCGCGACGGCGGGGTCATCGCCGAAGGCTATGATGCGACCCTGGATGAGTTGCGGACGCTTTCAGAAAACGCCGATAACTACTTGTTGGAACTCGAACAACGCGAGCGGGAACGCACGGGGATCAGCACCCTGAAGGTGGGTTATAACCGGGTACACGGCTACTACATCGAGGTCACCCGCGCCCAGGCTGATGCGGTGCCCGCCGAGTATGTCCGACGCCAGACCCTCAAAGGGGTGGAGCGCTATATCCTCCCTGAACTCAAGGCCTTCGAGGACAAAGTGCTGTCGGCACGTGAAAAGGCCCTGGCCCGCGAGAAGGTCCTCTATGAGCAATTGCTCGCCAGCCTGGCCAGCGACCTGGCGCCGCTTCAGGACACCGCCGCGGCACTGGCGGAGCTGGACACCCTGGCCGCCTTCGCGGAACGCGCGCAGGCGCTGGACTACTCTCGCCCGGAACTGCGCGATGGGGCGGGACTGCGCATTGAGGCCGGCCGGCACCCGGTGGTGGAATACAGCCTCGACGGCCCCTTCGTCCCCAACGACCTGACACTGGACGACCGCAGGCGGATGCTGATCATCACCGGGCCCAACATGGGGGGCAAGTCCACCTATATGCGCCAGGTGGCGCTGATCACCCTGATGGCGCATATCGGCAGTTTTGTACCGGCGCGCGCCGCCAGCCTGGGCCCGGTGGATCGGATCTTCACCCGGATCGGCGCCTCCGACGACCTGGCCGGTGGCCGCTCCACCTTCATGGTGGAGATGACCGAGACGGCGAACATCCTGCACAACGCCACCGCGCAAAGCCTGGTGTTAATGGACGAAATCGGGCGAGGCACCAGCACCTTCGACGGCCTGGCCCTGGCCTGGGCGACCGCCGAACGGCTGGCCCGCGACCAGCGCGCCTACACCCTTTTCGCCACCCACTATTTCGAGATGACAGCGCTGCCCGAGCAATGTCCCGGTGCCAGCAACGTCCACCTGGATGCCGTGGAGCACGGCGAGCGCATCGTCTTTCTGCATGCGGTCAAACCCGGCCCGGCGAGCCAGAGCTACGGCCTCCAGGTGGCCGCGTTGGCGGGCGTCCCCGGGCCGGTGCTGGAGGCCGCCCGCGAGAAGCTGCGGGCGCTCGAAGAGGAGAGTTCCCGCCAGAGGGCCGAGCCGGATCAGCTCTCACTCTTCGCGGAACCGGCGCCGCCCCCACCCCTGCCCAGTGCCGCCGAGCAGGCGCTGTCGGAGGTGGACCCGGACGAACTCTCACCCCGCCAGGCCCTGGACCTGCTCTACCGTCTGAAGGCGTTGACCAGTGGCGAGGAAGGGGCGGACAAAAAGGCGCGGGGCGATGCAGTCGATGCCCGGAGTCGCTAG
- the fdxA gene encoding ferredoxin FdxA, translating into MTYVVTENCIKCKYTDCVEVCPVDCFHEGPNFLVIDPDECIDCTLCEPECPAEAIYSEDDLPAGQEEFLALNAELAQEWPVITEQKDPPEDADEWDGKPNKLELLER; encoded by the coding sequence ATGACCTACGTCGTCACTGAGAACTGCATTAAGTGCAAGTACACGGATTGCGTGGAAGTGTGCCCGGTGGACTGCTTCCACGAAGGCCCGAACTTCCTCGTGATCGATCCCGATGAATGCATCGACTGCACCCTCTGCGAGCCGGAGTGCCCCGCCGAGGCGATCTACTCGGAGGATGACCTGCCCGCCGGTCAGGAGGAGTTCCTGGCACTGAACGCGGAACTGGCCCAAGAGTGGCCGGTGATCACCGAGCAGAAGGACCCGCCGGAGGATGCCGACGAGTGGGACGGCAAGCCCAACAAGCTGGAGCTGCTCGAGCGCTGA